AGATCCATGACGTAAACATACAGCAAGAATGGTGCAACTTGTCACGAAATGGTgatcctttgtttattttttaatttttatttgtaaaaaaaaaaaaaaaaaaaaaaaaaaacagctacagaCTGCTAAACCTGGAGCTTTTTTTCCCGCGTCGCGAGTCCAcaaaaatggataaaaaaaaaaaaaaaaaaaaaactaggaactGTTCAACTAATGATGTAAAAATCCACCATAGGTTAATCTCATACATTCTGgagtttccaaaaaaaacaaaacaaaaaacttctgCTTTCTTCTTTTTATATACCCCTCTTGGCATTTGTTCTCCATGTCACAGTAAGACTGTTACACATGCACGTCACTTTGTTTGTTTAAGGTTCCCCCCCCAATTGTACACTTGTGTAAGTGATGCCCATTTCCAGTAGTTCCAATCTACAATACATATGCTTGTGAGTACAAGTCTTTTTTAGCAGCTTAGAACATCATATTCCCTGGGTTTCCAGGCCCCTGGTTGAATACCATTCCCACATCTGCTGCCATGCCTCTAGGCCTCATCTGAGACGGCATCATCATAGTTTGTTGCGGTCCACCCATCCCATGTAACGACATCATCATGTTTGGCGACCCAACCGTTCCCGGGTGATTATAAAGACCCACCGGTCCTCGCTCTTTGCCTTGCATCATAGCTGGGTTACCCATCATGCCAGGTTGCCCAGGCATTCCAGTTTGTCCAGGTGACAAGATCCGATGCTGATGTCCCATCATGCCTTGTGGCATAAAGCCAGGGGGCCGCATAGGGTTATGAGCTGGGTTTCCCATGACCATGTCCTGAGGGCCCATGTGGCCTGGTCCACCCATACCTGCCATGGGAAGTCCCATTCGAGGGTTTTGCTCCCCCATCATTCCTTGCATTTGAGAAAAGCCAGGGACTGGGCCTGATGGATGGGGCATTTTGCGGCCAGGGCCGTCTCCACGTGGGAAGTATGACAGTGTCTGGCTGGGTTTCTCAGAAGGCATGATACGGGATAAGTCGAACTCTGGAATCCCTGAAGCACCAGGACGAATGACCTCCTGCAGATTAGGGTCAGTGTAGACTGATGGCATGTGATTACCCATAGAGTTGAAAGAATCTGGGCCACCAGGTGCATTTGGCTTACAGAGCCCAGGGTCACCGCCTGGGCCTTGCGGCATATTGACAAGACGGGGCCCCCCTTCCCCTGGGAAACCCATGCCATGATGGAAACCGCCCTGAACCCCACCAGGACCAGGGCCATTGTGGGGGAAGGGAACGTGTTGCGGTGGAGATTGCACTGGTGGAAAACCCTGCTGCCCGTGAGGAAATCCCATTCGACCTTGAGGTAACATATGGGGGTTGCCAAGCCCTGGATCTTGAGGGCCAGGATGCATCATCATGTTATGGGGCATCATTCCTGGCCCCATTGGGCCACCATGTGGAGGAATATTGGGCCCCATTGGGTTTGGAGAGTGCATCTGGTTTGGGAGTCCATGCGAGAGAGGCTGGGACCCAACAGTGTTCATCCCCATGGGGCTGAGGGATGGCATATGTCCCGTAGAGTTTGGAGCCATCATGCGAGGGTGGTTTGGGTGGTGATTGCCACCCACGCCTGAAagtaagaagaaaaaatgaatacattatgaAAAATGATGTATAAACTGAAGACATTGGTATTAGCACTAGTCTAGAATAAAGTTACATGAATATGAAAGTTTCAAATACCGATGCACAGTGCTCCTCAGTTTTAACCGACCATTTTTAATCCAGAGGAACCAACTAAATAAgtcatacataaacaaaacaaacagcttgagTTAAAAGCTTCGATGAGGATGgatggtactatatatatatatatatatatatatatatatatatatatatatatatatatatatatatatatatatataaacaaataaataaaaacatggactTAATGTTTGACACATATTCTGTACCAGGCATGTTGTTCATGGGCGGGAGGTTAGGTGAGCGGGCAGGCGGTGAGTCATCGTCCGAGCTTGCAACTGTCTTGATGGCATCGTGGTAGAGGGGGGTGGAGCTAGGCATTGCAAACTTTGACATACGGGACATCATAATGGAGAGGGGATTCTGGGACAGTGTGGGCTCAGGGGCCATGGCATAAGAGCCACTGGAGGGAGGGGCAGAAGGTGGACCACCTGGGTGAAGAAAATTgtagaattttgtttttaataatgttgagTCTGTCAGTGTATTTGTGTTGTACAATGTCCTTTTTAAGTTTATATCATTCACAACCACTGGTAAAGGACGTACCTTTAAAAGATCAAGCCATTAGAAAcaaagccaaaaataacagtaagTTTTGCATTCATTGCGGAGACATAAACAAAGACTGCAAGTGTTTTATCTACAAAACAAGGTCTTTGAAAAAACTCTTTTGGGTCTATGGGATCCTGTTTTTATCTCATTGGAAAGATGTAATTTTGTGAGATGTCATAACAAATCTAATGCAACCAGGGACAGATTTAAAACCGAGGTGCAGACAGGTAAGAGCTCAGGTTGGTTTTTCAGCAATCTGCTTTAGTATAACCTTGAAACATACAATGTTTTAAATCTTCACTCTTACAATATAATTTGTTACAGTATAcactttttaaacagtgtttcagaTTTTGGATACCCCATACTAAAAACCCTATGTCGTTTTAATGTCAAATTTTATCTAGAATTTAACGTTACTTAGTTGTTTAACAAAGATAATTAGAAAAGATGCATTTTCCATCGCACAACAGAAAAGGCACTGGTCTAAAGAAATAGCTTAAATGAATTTGGAATTTTAACCCATCTTAAATGAGAATATGAAGAACAACTAATAACACGccttacaaaaacacaaatacacagaatACAGAGTGAAATTCCTGCATTACGACAACCAATAATATAATCCTAAAAGAGAGATCTTTGGAAAAAGGGCTAACAGACTAGCTCATCATTAACACCACTgttgaaggagctggagaaaaaacaaacaaacagctctcTCCAAATTAGTTTACTATAACTAGATGGTTTAACATTTTTGCGCCATTACACTTAAAGAAAAGGCTACATCTATGCAGGGGACCACCAGGTGGAGCTGTTTCCCAGTAATTCATGACACAATGGCAGAGGGTGTAATAAGAAAAGCGTTGAGTGGCTAATCTGGTATCAGAATTTCTAAGAGAAAGCCAAATACCCAAACACAGGATTTGacctgatttattttcttttaagagaaGCAAACGGACACTTTAATAAAGTTAGTAAACGGCCAAATAAAATGTACCTTAAAACATCTTGTTTCACAGGCCTCGATCAGCATGGATCTTGGACTAAATTAGGTAAGGTTTTCCCAAGATCACAGCCAtaagaattgttttttatatCTTGTAAAAATGTGTTACCTTGCtctacatttcccatcatgctTGGTGATGTCATGCTAAGCGAGGGCTTGCTGGTTTGGGGGATCCCAGGGCTCTGCATCAGAGGTTTGGGAGAGGACGTCCAGCCTGGAGAAGGAGCAGAGATGGACGGCGACTTTAGGTGGACGGGGGATGCTGCTGCTGATCCCATAACAGGAGGGGACTTGATAGAAGCAGCCgctgcagcagctgcagcagctgcaACAGATGCCGGGCCAGACAGCATCCCGGCCAGCTGGGAGGGCGTCTGGGGTGACTTCAGGTTTGTTGAGGGGGAACCCAGCATAGGTGAGTGGACTTGCCTCAGTGTTGGAGATTTGAGGGGGTTAACATTAGGTGAGTTGACCTGGCCAGCAGAGATACCAAGGTCTGAGGGCTTGCGGGCCAAGTTTCGCGGATTACCAGAGGGGCCTGCATTAAGATTGGAAGAGTTTTGGGGTTGGTTTAGAGGTAGTGGTGGCATATGACTAAGCCTGGCATTGCCTCCCATGTTAGTCCTGTGCTCAGGCCCAAACGGATGTTCTCCCCTGGGGCCCCTCATGCCACCTGGCCCTTGAGGCATGCCAGCAAACTGTCGGTTGGGACCCATGTGGAATTCCTGTGGTTGGTCTGGGAACTGGTGTGCTTGAAGCATCTTTTGCTGCAGCGCCATATGTTCAGATGGGCCGCTGCCTTGACGCATTTTCATAATTTCCTCAGGACTCATGTTCATGGGTGCTTCTCGCATTTTGCCCATCATCTGCGAGTTGGAGCTCATGCTGACATTTAGGTTCATATCCACCTTCATGTTCATGTTCATGCCTCCAGGACCCAtgccaaactccacgtctctccCAGGTCCTTTTACAAAATCCATCCTGGAGGGGCTCATTGGGCCATCCCCTGGCATCCTAGGAAACATGACTCCACCACCATTACTTCCAGGATCCATGGACCTTTGGTTAGCCATCATTCGATTAATGTCCACGGGCGGTCCACGCACGTTGTCCATGCCCATTCCTGGTGGTAAGCCAAGCTGCTGTTTTTCTGCCATTTGCTGCTGGAATATTCCTTCTTGTATTGCCTGTGGGTTAGAGAATCTCTCAATCCGGCCTCCTGGACCACCAAACACTCCTTGGCCAGGAGGGAACCCTCTACCATCCCCCATCTTAGGCATGTCCTCTGGCCAGTTCATGCCTGGTCTTGTCATGGCATTGGTGCCACCATCCATGTCTGGATTCATCATGCCAGGGAAGCCTGGCATTCTCTGCATGGGATGGGGAGGCATGCCTCTTGGGGGAAGGGTCATCTGATCACCAAAGGGTTCAGGCCCCCCAGGCCCCCAAACCTCACCAGGATTCATCTGATAAGGGGGTGGGGGCCCCCTTATCATGCCCCTGGGGCCATGCTGATGAAGCATCATATCAGCCATTGGTCTGTGCTGGATTTGCTCCTGCTTCCTCCTCTTCTCCTCATAGAACTCCTGCTGCAACTTCAACCATGCTATTTGCTCTGGGGTCATGTGGTCTGAGTGCTCAGACCCAGACCCGGGTTGTGTGTTCATGGGCGGTCCAGGTGGGGGCCCCAGGTCATCCGGAGAGAAGGGCATATCGCGAATACCAGGCTGACCAAATGGAGGTCCTTCCTGCCTTTGGCCAGGAGGCTTTCCAAGGCTTTGGGACTGGGCCATCATAGCCTGGAGGGGTCCTTGATCAGACTTACTGGGTAAGCCTTCCATCATGCCTACGTTCTGGGGTGGAGCCCCAGCATTGCCTTGTCCCATGGCTGACAGGTCTTTAAGGGCAAAGTCCCTGTCATCGGGAAAGAGCATGCGCTGGATATCCCGCAGGGTCTGCAGAGAGCGCTCCCGGTGCTCAAGCTGCTCCTGGGAAAGACCCTCTGGGTTCTCCCCCATGCTGGACAGAATTTCATTAGCTAGTTGCtggtggtggtgctgctgctgctgttgtggtgttATTTTCAAATCCCCCTTAACTTCCGGAAGGAGGAACCCAGTTTGAGGGCCCTGGGTGGAGGCTGATTGGTTGCCGGCTGTACTGTTGGGATTAGCTCCTTCATGAGGAGTTGTGTTCCTGGGGCTACTGACTGGCAGGCTTTTATTGTCCATGCCTCCTGCACTGTCCTGCGGCAGGTTTCCAGACTTCGgtccttgctgctgctgctgtggttgaggttggggttgctgctgctgttggctGGGCTGTACTTTGGATACCTGTTGATTTCGTTCTGGTGGATGAGATGATTGCTGCTGTTGGGGTTTGGACTCATTTCGAACAGGTCCTAGTTGGTTGTTCTGAAAGAAGTAAAACCCCATTAGATCATTTAACAatccagtatttaaaaaacaaagtatagtACCTCagtagacaattttttttttttttttttaatataaaatgtgttcattgaAAGGATGGTTATTACTTCCAAACTAGGAGGACTAAGGCAGGTTTACAGGAAAACTAACGGGAACTGGAGGGAACAGCTCATAGTTCCATGTGCTGAAGGAGAGATTTGCTAGACTTTCTACTTACCACAGGGAGATGACTTTTTGCTGTCTTGTTGCTGGATATATTCTGCATGTGGTAGGCAACAATGGAATCGGAATGGCCTTTGATAACAGCATCTGCAGCCCTAAAATAGAAcaaacaagttatttatttatttatttttattttcataccaaaagttttatttaattattattttttatatatatatatatatatatatatatatatatatatatatatatatatatatatatatatatatatatatatatatataaaatacagtttatgtAATGAACTGCCGGAATTTCAGTTAGTTTAAATCAGTTTTGGGTTTGAgtatctttaaaaataacactaaatAACAGTTATTTGACCTAGACAGGGCTCTCTTCCGCAGTGAAACATACTTTGGGAAGCTTTATGACCTTGTGAGGAACTATActggtgtgtttttgttgtttaagcTTCCAAAAttgacacccccaccccctctaCTAAATGCCATTAAAattaaagctattttttttttcactagatGTAATCAAGTGAAGTTTCTCTCAAGTGAAGTACCATACAGGTGAATGTAAATCTGAATATCATGGAGTTACCCTGgctaagtgaaataaaaataaataattaaaataaactgccGTTTCCTCCAGCCCTAGTATTCCTTTTGCAGCCTTTCAGAAAAAGACATCCAAATATAAAATTGGCCCCTCCAAGCATTGAGATTCAATTTCTACTACACGTAAAAAATTAATTCTTATTTTTGGAGTAAGATGAGCAGCCTTGGTTACTTGCCTTGTACAACATGAAATCATTTTTTGCTACTTAACGTTACTAATAGTTATATGAGCCAAACACAACCCTTCATAAGAAAATGCTGTGCTAACAAGTTAGCTTTAGGTATGAGTAGACTGTATGCGCCCACCCCCCGCTCCCCCAcaaatctatctatatatatatatatatatatatgtattttttttttacttgttggCCATCTCTGTGGAAAAGACGTAAACAACTTTAGTTGGAGCCTTCTGACTGCCTGTTGTCTCAGAGGTGGCATTCTGTCCACCAACAGAACTATGGGATGGTGTGGAAGATCTACTTATTCCTGCATTGGAAGGGGGAAGGGAGTGAGAGTCTTGGGGCTTCACATCGTTGGAATtacagtctgtaaaaaaaaaacacagacaggcaaGAAACTTATGATATTTTGAATGacatttcaaaaatataatattgacaGTTGCATCATGAATTATATCTTATTTCTCAAATAATAGGAAGGTTTTTTTTGGTAGCCCACTTAAGAGTTCCACACAAAACCATCATGACTAATGGCTATAATGACAGACTTACTGAAGAAGCCTTGCTCATCTTCATCACTCTCACCCCCAGAACACCAATCTGTGCCACTATAAGGCTGCCTCCTCTCTGCTACACACATCCGTTTACTTCGGCTTCCTGCATCTgggaaaagaaaaaggtttttttttttttttttttttttttttttttaaggtggcaGCTTACATACAGGACAAT
The Polyodon spathula isolate WHYD16114869_AA chromosome 9, ASM1765450v1, whole genome shotgun sequence genome window above contains:
- the LOC121320763 gene encoding B-cell CLL/lymphoma 9 protein-like isoform X1; this encodes MLEVQEERSAHFNKKKEHDEAKDGRERRSVSQRNPRTVQKAHASPHQHLSHSSVSSGSPSMHSSNPKVRNSPSANTQSSSSPKSKQEAMVRSPPVMSPSSAAQMDSKLPSQGKQGGTGGQSQPSPCDPKTLSGGHAPKGPQGATGSMGLKNGQGLNTGNGAKGKVKRERSTSADSFEQRDTGTPNNESELKDAGSRSKRMCVAERRQPYSGTDWCSGGESDEDEQGFFNCNSNDVKPQDSHSLPPSNAGISRSSTPSHSSVGGQNATSETTGSQKAPTKVVYVFSTEMANKAADAVIKGHSDSIVAYHMQNISSNKTAKSHLPVNNQLGPVRNESKPQQQQSSHPPERNQQVSKVQPSQQQQQPQPQPQQQQQGPKSGNLPQDSAGGMDNKSLPVSSPRNTTPHEGANPNSTAGNQSASTQGPQTGFLLPEVKGDLKITPQQQQQHHHQQLANEILSSMGENPEGLSQEQLEHRERSLQTLRDIQRMLFPDDRDFALKDLSAMGQGNAGAPPQNVGMMEGLPSKSDQGPLQAMMAQSQSLGKPPGQRQEGPPFGQPGIRDMPFSPDDLGPPPGPPMNTQPGSGSEHSDHMTPEQIAWLKLQQEFYEEKRRKQEQIQHRPMADMMLHQHGPRGMIRGPPPPYQMNPGEVWGPGGPEPFGDQMTLPPRGMPPHPMQRMPGFPGMMNPDMDGGTNAMTRPGMNWPEDMPKMGDGRGFPPGQGVFGGPGGRIERFSNPQAIQEGIFQQQMAEKQQLGLPPGMGMDNVRGPPVDINRMMANQRSMDPGSNGGGVMFPRMPGDGPMSPSRMDFVKGPGRDVEFGMGPGGMNMNMKVDMNLNVSMSSNSQMMGKMREAPMNMSPEEIMKMRQGSGPSEHMALQQKMLQAHQFPDQPQEFHMGPNRQFAGMPQGPGGMRGPRGEHPFGPEHRTNMGGNARLSHMPPLPLNQPQNSSNLNAGPSGNPRNLARKPSDLGISAGQVNSPNVNPLKSPTLRQVHSPMLGSPSTNLKSPQTPSQLAGMLSGPASVAAAAAAAAAASIKSPPVMGSAAASPVHLKSPSISAPSPGWTSSPKPLMQSPGIPQTSKPSLSMTSPSMMGNVEQGGPPSAPPSSGSYAMAPEPTLSQNPLSIMMSRMSKFAMPSSTPLYHDAIKTVASSDDDSPPARSPNLPPMNNMPGVGGNHHPNHPRMMAPNSTGHMPSLSPMGMNTVGSQPLSHGLPNQMHSPNPMGPNIPPHGGPMGPGMMPHNMMMHPGPQDPGLGNPHMLPQGRMGFPHGQQGFPPVQSPPQHVPFPHNGPGPGGVQGGFHHGMGFPGEGGPRLVNMPQGPGGDPGLCKPNAPGGPDSFNSMGNHMPSVYTDPNLQEVIRPGASGIPEFDLSRIMPSEKPSQTLSYFPRGDGPGRKMPHPSGPVPGFSQMQGMMGEQNPRMGLPMAGMGGPGHMGPQDMVMGNPAHNPMRPPGFMPQGMMGHQHRILSPGQTGMPGQPGMMGNPAMMQGKERGPVGLYNHPGTVGSPNMMMSLHGMGGPQQTMMMPSQMRPRGMAADVGMVFNQGPGNPGNMMF
- the LOC121320763 gene encoding B-cell CLL/lymphoma 9 protein-like isoform X2; translation: MLEVQEERSAHFNKKKEHDEAKDGRERRSVSQRNPRTVQKAHASPHQHLSHSSVSSGSPSMHSSNPKVRNSPSANTQSSSPKSKQEAMVRSPPVMSPSSAAQMDSKLPSQGKQGGTGGQSQPSPCDPKTLSGGHAPKGPQGATGSMGLKNGQGLNTGNGAKGKVKRERSTSADSFEQRDTGTPNNESELKDAGSRSKRMCVAERRQPYSGTDWCSGGESDEDEQGFFNCNSNDVKPQDSHSLPPSNAGISRSSTPSHSSVGGQNATSETTGSQKAPTKVVYVFSTEMANKAADAVIKGHSDSIVAYHMQNISSNKTAKSHLPVNNQLGPVRNESKPQQQQSSHPPERNQQVSKVQPSQQQQQPQPQPQQQQQGPKSGNLPQDSAGGMDNKSLPVSSPRNTTPHEGANPNSTAGNQSASTQGPQTGFLLPEVKGDLKITPQQQQQHHHQQLANEILSSMGENPEGLSQEQLEHRERSLQTLRDIQRMLFPDDRDFALKDLSAMGQGNAGAPPQNVGMMEGLPSKSDQGPLQAMMAQSQSLGKPPGQRQEGPPFGQPGIRDMPFSPDDLGPPPGPPMNTQPGSGSEHSDHMTPEQIAWLKLQQEFYEEKRRKQEQIQHRPMADMMLHQHGPRGMIRGPPPPYQMNPGEVWGPGGPEPFGDQMTLPPRGMPPHPMQRMPGFPGMMNPDMDGGTNAMTRPGMNWPEDMPKMGDGRGFPPGQGVFGGPGGRIERFSNPQAIQEGIFQQQMAEKQQLGLPPGMGMDNVRGPPVDINRMMANQRSMDPGSNGGGVMFPRMPGDGPMSPSRMDFVKGPGRDVEFGMGPGGMNMNMKVDMNLNVSMSSNSQMMGKMREAPMNMSPEEIMKMRQGSGPSEHMALQQKMLQAHQFPDQPQEFHMGPNRQFAGMPQGPGGMRGPRGEHPFGPEHRTNMGGNARLSHMPPLPLNQPQNSSNLNAGPSGNPRNLARKPSDLGISAGQVNSPNVNPLKSPTLRQVHSPMLGSPSTNLKSPQTPSQLAGMLSGPASVAAAAAAAAAASIKSPPVMGSAAASPVHLKSPSISAPSPGWTSSPKPLMQSPGIPQTSKPSLSMTSPSMMGNVEQGGPPSAPPSSGSYAMAPEPTLSQNPLSIMMSRMSKFAMPSSTPLYHDAIKTVASSDDDSPPARSPNLPPMNNMPGVGGNHHPNHPRMMAPNSTGHMPSLSPMGMNTVGSQPLSHGLPNQMHSPNPMGPNIPPHGGPMGPGMMPHNMMMHPGPQDPGLGNPHMLPQGRMGFPHGQQGFPPVQSPPQHVPFPHNGPGPGGVQGGFHHGMGFPGEGGPRLVNMPQGPGGDPGLCKPNAPGGPDSFNSMGNHMPSVYTDPNLQEVIRPGASGIPEFDLSRIMPSEKPSQTLSYFPRGDGPGRKMPHPSGPVPGFSQMQGMMGEQNPRMGLPMAGMGGPGHMGPQDMVMGNPAHNPMRPPGFMPQGMMGHQHRILSPGQTGMPGQPGMMGNPAMMQGKERGPVGLYNHPGTVGSPNMMMSLHGMGGPQQTMMMPSQMRPRGMAADVGMVFNQGPGNPGNMMF